A single region of the Oryzias latipes chromosome 19, ASM223467v1 genome encodes:
- the becn1 gene encoding Beclin-1, which translates to MEGSKLSSTMQVSFVCQRCCQPLKLDTSFNVLDRVTILELTAPLVTVTPSKQVDSSDGEPAPEETFEENKQDGVSRKYIPPARMMSTESANSFTLIGDASDGGTMENLSRRLKVTSDLFDIMSGQTDVDHPLCEECTDTLLDHLDTQLNITENECQNYKQCLELLSNLQAEDEKTLLAELQELKDEEASLVQELEAVEEQRAAVAQDLAQSRIQSQQLDTEELQYQKEYSEFKRQQLELDDELKSVDNQMRYCQIQLDRLKKTNVFNATFHIWHSGQFGTINNFRLGRLPSVPVEWNEINAAWGQTVLLLHALANKMGLCFQRYRLVPYGNHSYLESLTDKSKELPLYCSGGLRFFWDNKFDHAMVAFLDCVQQFKEEVEKGDTGFCLPYRMDVEKGKIEDTGGSGGSYSIKTQFNSEEQWTKALKFMLTNLKWGLAWVTSQFYNR; encoded by the exons ATGGAGGGCTCCAAGTTATCCAGCACAATGCAGGTGAGCTTCGTGTGTCAACGATGCTGCCAGCCGCTCAAACTGGACACGTCCTTCAATGTTCTCGACCGAGTCACCATCCTGGAGCTCACAG CGCCGCTGGTCACAGTGACACCCAGCAAGCAGGTTGACAGTAGCGACGGGGAGCCAGCACCAGAG GAAACCTTTGAAGAAAACAAGCAAGATGGAGTGTCAAGAAAGTACATTCCTCCTGCGCG AATGATGTCAACAGAGAGCGCGAACAGCTTCACACTGATAGGAGATGCATCAGACGGAGGCACCATGGAAAATCTTAGCCGAAGACTTAAG GTTACCAGTGATTTGTTTGACATCATGTCTGGCCAGACTGATGTGGATCACCCTCTGTGTGAGGAATGCACCGACACGCTATTGGATCACCTGGACACGCAGCTCAACATTACAGAGAACGAGTGCCAGAATTACAA acaATGTCTGGAGCTGCTGTCGAACCTCCAGGCAGAAGACGAGAAGACCCTCCTGGCAGAATTGCAAGAGTTAAAGGATGAGGAGGCCTCTCTGGTCCAGGAGCTTGAGGCTGTGGAAGAGCAGAGAGCTGCTGTTGCCCAGGACTTAGCCCAAAGCAGGATCCAGTCCCAGCAGCTGGATACAGAGGAGCTACA GTACCAGAAAGAATACAGCGAGTTTAAACGACAGCAGCTAGAGTTGGACGACGAGCTGAAGAGCGTCGACAACCAGATGCGATACTGTCAGATCCAGCTGGACCGACTGAAGAAAACCAACGTTTTTAATGCAACATTTCACATTTG GCATAGCGGCCAGTTTGGTACCATCAATAACTTCAGACTGGGTCGACTTCCCAGCGTCCCTGTGGAGTGGAATGAGATCAATGCAGCTTGGGGGCAGACGGTTCTTCTGCTGCATGCTCTGGCCAACAAAATGGGACTGTGTTTTCAAAG ATACCGGCTTGTACCATATGGAAATCACTCCTACTTAGAGTCACTGACAGACAAATCAAAG GAACTTCCATTGTACTGCTCTGGAGGTCTGAGGTTCTTCTGGGACAATAAATTTGATCACGCCATGGTGGCTTTCCTGGATTGTGTCCAGCAGTTCAAAGAAGAGGTGGAAAAAGGCGACACTGGTTTCTGCCTCCCTTATAG GATGGATGTGGAGAAGGGAAAGATTGAGGACACAGGAGGCAGCGGCGGCTCCTACTCCATCAAAACCCAGTTCAACTCTGAGGAGCAGTGGACCAAAGCACTCAAATTTATGCTTACCAATCTGAAATGGGGCCTGGCCTGGGTCACCTCtcaattttacaacagataa
- the brca1 gene encoding breast cancer type 1 susceptibility protein, which translates to MKTPKSSDVRKGIADLWETLQCPICLDLMAVPVSTKCDHKFCKFCMTKLLDSSKQNGASCPVCKSKITRRSLRESPSFQKLVTGLQDIIQAYERDTGTNYFTGLINQKKPSSLSGETPDVENADQDISHSHSSTIAAQSDFAKLMGLEDSAPLGTEHECVDSGLGDAPPTSDRKLSSPTHSCEPTVTVRKVGLTHKTRKRKKSSNLTKASSDPESTQDEPLRKSSRKKKRKDLEPDQILEEKKKKSLEKVAEWLLKVPVDEERPPEEAEDSDSASSASTIDLKAHNSDLNAKREDRAKALEDQVFGAVYRRRGTRSTSPLRKDFEELDDSRPEQQGGLKKIKEKQAAEEMTVFKRGEEMEVVEENGLNLSADELEKEEGKWEVPHSSPDAMQQKDEKTQRRSRSPLQDVDLDLKVQLQGQSEVHEQKTTDGRKERNARLKKGQPTKVPPLVLVAAHNGGSSIPKTGERSEEVQVQIENYPSSEDQETPIRRRSSRKSKRLQLSSKKFLNKKVNFKICFPDKGTKMPVDSLKSENATQRNGCVYQQELGGIESMDSGDKISFLKTAEEPQLLSEADASVVSNSISPSAVDPALPEENPKRGPPVGEPQMENEEKNDSELDTEQLLRSFKSAKRKSFHLGPPSMKKNRSDKEEETSMDGKEARCGDSDLSQQQKPETEKSSCSDLIPPSVSPFQTRRTAIEKQDQVVQASITDDLPSDQEAFARKSTLKSSQSSNLSPNEVSKWDKESSPLSVVPQVGESGLIFRAVQRQETQLPLTADGHSSDASKVPETRNESPESYLPGTCRSNAAKHAFLPEYSLTPDGLVEHETSVDASGDISAHSSVNTKPKKKRAQRLESSSESNGSGAEAELPTLKEIFGNAAGNQREAEGCEEAEGPAVEAAEPCAEPCPSPDSQASVDLFGTPEECEVPVNDTSVSIESSQFSSEILVTQQKIEMQKELVRLEKLMALVSEVLQEKEENPAQNLPPDSRQINKVTSPDADPSLRNDQDPVQGSDRMDIPGGAEDLKRVSSEEKVAIEVAVSSHGDATEMATRTAQKSILPPHGQDDKENTSPPKAGAKGKPVFVSSGLGPTEQIMVKKFAKRIGARVVSRVTSEVTHVVMRTDDQLVCERTLKYFLGIAGRKWVVSFQWISESLKQKNLLDESLFEVRGDVVNGPNHCGPQRGRTAEDHNLLLKGFKICFQGSFTDMTTDEMELMVELCGATVVKDPLFFDSKQPHQLVIVQPRSDASSSTYSSLARKATVVTRGWLLDTVATYTVQNYKNYTIYGRENPSISS; encoded by the exons atgaaaacccCCAAATCCAGTGATGTCAGGAAAGGAATCGCTGATCTTTGGGAGACTCTGCAGTGCCCCATATG CCTGGATTTAATGGCTGTGCCCGTATCTACTAAATGCGACCACAAGTTCtgcaa GTTTTGCATGACGAAGCTTTTGGACAGTTCCAAACAGAACGGGGCCAGCTGTCCAGTTTGTAAATCCAAGATTACTAGAAG gAGCTTACGAGAAAGTCCCAGCTTTCAAAAACTTGTCACAGGATTGCAGGACATCATACAGGCTTATGAACGTGACACTGGAACAAACT ATTTCACTGGTTTGATCAACCAGAAAAAACCCTCAAG TTTATCTGGAGAGACTCCTGATGTGGAAAATGCAGACCAAGATATTTCACATTCTCACTCTTCCACTattgcag CTCAGAGTGATTTTGCAAAGCTGATGGGACTTGAGGACTCGGCTCCCTTAGGAACGGAGCACGAGTGCGTGGACAGCGGCCTCGGCGACGCTCCGCCAACCAGTGACAGGAAGCTGTCCAGCCCCACCCACAGCTGTGAGCCCACGGTTACTGTCAGAAAGGTTGGACTAACGCACAAAaccaggaagaggaagaagtcCTCCAACTTGACGAAAGCCTCTTCTGATCCAGAGTCGACCCAAGATGAACCTTTAAGAAAGTCTTcaaggaaaaagaagagaaaagatcTTGAACCTGACCAAATTCttgaggagaaaaagaagaaaagcttgGAGAAGGTTGCAGAGTGGCTCCTGAAAGTGCCTGTAGATGAAGAGCGACCTCCTGAAGAGGCTGAAGACTCTGACAGCGCTTCGTCTGCATCCACTATAGATCTCAAAGCGCACAATTCTGATTTGAATGCTAAGAGAGAAGATCGAGCGAAAGCGTTGGAAGATCAGGTGTTCGGTGCCGTCTACAGAAGAAGAGGGACCAGGTCCACCTCACCTCTGAGGAAGGATTTCGAGGAATTGGATGATTCCAGACCGGAACAGCAAggcggtttaaaaaaaattaaagaaaaacaagcggCAGAAGAAATGACTGTTTTCAAAAGAGGAGAAGAAATGGAGGTTGTAGAGGAGAATGGTTTAAATTTAAGCGCTGACGAATTGGAGAAAGAGGAAGGCAAGTGGGAAGTTCCACACTCTTCTCCAGACGCGATGCAGCAAAAGGACGAAAAGACGCAGAGAAGGTCCCGAAGTCCTCTGCAGGACGTGGACTTGGATTTGAAAGTGCAGCTTCAAGGACAATCAGAAGTTCATGAGCAGAAAACAACTGACGGGAGAAAAGAAAGGAACgcaaggttaaaaaaaggcCAACCTACCAAAGTCCCGCCTCTTGTTTTAGTTGCTGCTCACAATGGAGGATCCAGCATCCCGAAGACTGGAGAAAGATCAGAAGAAGTCCAAGTGCAAATAGAAAATTACCCGAGCAGTGAAGATCAAGAAACCCCCATCAGGAGAAGAAGCTCACGGAAAAGTAAAAGACTTCAGCTTTCTTCTAAGAAATTCCTCAACAAGAAGGTCaatttcaaaatatgttttcCTGACAAAGGGACAAAGATGCCCGTTGACTCCCTTAAAAGTGAAAACGCCACACAAAGAAACGGATGTGTGTACCAGCAAGAACTTGGTGGAATTGAAAGTATGGACTCTGGTGACAAAATCTCCTTCcttaaaacagcagaagaaccaCAACTTCTGTCTGAAGCTGATGCATCTGTGGTCTCGAACTCTATAAGTCCATCTGCAGTCGACCCAGCCCTCCCAGAGGAAAATCCCAAAAGAGGTCCTCCCGTCGGAGAACCTCAAATGGAAAACGAGGAGAAAAATGACAGCGAGCTGGACACGGAGCAGCTTCTCAGAAGCTTCAAATCAGCCAAaaggaaatctttccatcttggCCCACCAAGCATGAAGAAGAATCGCTCGGACAAAGAGGAGGAGACCAGCATGGACGGAAAGGAGGCCCGCTGTGGGGATTCTGATCTTTCTCAGCAGCAGAAACCAGAGACTGAAAAATCCTCCTGCAGTGATTTGATTCCTCCGTCAGTCTCACCCTTTCAGACGAGAAGAACGGCCATTGAGAAACAGGATCAAGTGGTCCAAGCTTCCATCACTGATGACCTCCCTTCAGATCAGGAGGCTTTTGCCAGAAAGTCCACCCTTAAGAGTAGCCAAAGCAGTAACCTCAGTCCCAATGAAGTGTCCAAGTGGGACAAGGAAAGCTCTCCTCTTTCTGTTGTTCCTCAAGTTGGAGAATCCGGCCTCATCTTCAGGGCTGTTCAGCGCCAAGAGACGCAACTCCCTCTGACTGCTGATGGTCACTCGAGTGATGCAAGCAAAGTGCCGGAGACGAGGAATGAAAGTCCAGAAAGTTACCTACCCGGTACCTGCAGATCGAACGCAGCCAAACACGCCTTCCTTCCAGAGTATTCTTTAACCCCTGATGGCCTGGTTGAACACGAGACGAGTGTTGATGCTAGCGGAGACATTAGCGCCCATTCCTCTGTAAATaccaaaccaaaaaagaaaagagctcAGAGGCTGGAGTCTTCATCGGAATCCAACGGCAGCGGAGCCGAAGCGGAGCTCCCAACTTTGAAGGAAATCTTTGGAAATGCAGCTGGAAATCAGAGAGAAGCAGAGGGATGCGAGGAAGCAGAAGGTCCTGCTGTGGAGGCTGCAGAACCCTGTGCAGAACCGTGTCCCAGCCCAGACAGTCAAGCATCTGTGGATTTATTCGGCACTCCTGAGGAAT gtgaAGTTCCAGTAAATGACACCAGTGTTTCCATTGAGTCCTCCCAGTTTTCAAGTGAAATCCTTGTAACTCAg CAAAAAATTGAAATGCAAAAGGAGCTGGTCAGGCTGGAGAAGCTGATGGCTCTTGTTTCGGAGGTGTtgcaggagaaggaggagaacCCCGCTCAAAATCTCCCACCCGACAGCCGTCAGATCAACAAAGTTACAA GCCCAGATGCTGATCCTTCCCTCCGGAATGACCAGGACCCAGTCCAAGGCTCAGACAG GATGGATATTCCAGGTGGAGCAGAAGATCTCAAAAGGGTGTCGTCAGAGGAAAAGGTGGCGATCGAGGTCGCCGTATCGAGTCACGGTGACGCCACAGAGATGG CAACCAGAACGGCCCAGAAAAGTATTTTACCGCCACACGGACAAGATGACAAAGAAAATACCAGCCCTCCTAAAGCAGGAGCCAAAGGAAAGCCGGTGTTCGTGTCTTCTGGATTGGGTCCCACTGAGCAG ATCATGGTGAAAAAGTTTGCCAAGAGGATTGGAGCGCGTGTGGTTTCCCGTGTGACATCAGAAGTGACGCATGTCGTCATGCGCACAG ATGATCAGCTGGTCTGTGAGCGCACCCTAAAGTATTTCCTTGGAATTGCAGGCAGGAAGTGGGTCGTCAGCTTCCAGT GGATTTCCGAATCCTTAAAACAGAAGAACCTCCTGGATGAG AGTCTTTTTGAAGTGAGAGGTGATGTGGTGAATGGACCGAACCACTGTGGGCCCCAGAGGGGTCGCACCGCTGAAGACCATAAT